A region from the Arachis ipaensis cultivar K30076 chromosome B01, Araip1.1, whole genome shotgun sequence genome encodes:
- the LOC107629783 gene encoding uncharacterized protein LOC107629783, translating to MVPHSYTLDSLSKSQDLASTIAAASTPSQIVSTCASIDSFLHSHTPDQSRHFFSLAFPTLICKLFGFDDPSNPNKPPSPAGWIDVAISSNDSDLSAALSSLLSPAGTLSSAISAVDNLPLVKYVFPAERLPEWARFLLISSSSSPAGVASGGPGALSELCPSLFQSRVKESPPSSQIQLNVFEYFLFWFAYYPVCRGKSENSHLVEVKSVKKFRLENWAHSIPVFASAVKRSGSAEQKTESNLYIRILRSYLSAYVPTYDLNAHQPYRSSILHYSGGFDAKVVARAQFLVSTLIHFWLVDNDFSPFPLNDCKFLGVSFRLRSVLGETPPTPGLGEVVKVFVRYLNLSTVAVIEARDGGGASECCGSPRWRNLGSSSSFDAVRAKELASKYNSLRCWNPWAQRPLYRYLLRTFLFCPMAASVKNVSQVFSVWISYLEPWNVTEDELSELEAIANGSASAQVNERKENYVARSRGYTPQWQDYVLSNYLYFSSLVMHFIGFAHRFLHNDVELIIQMVLKVLDMLTTSKELIDLLKNVDTLFHSKQAGPGKPMLNNLYRYVPSIHEQLQDWEDGLCETDADGSFLHENWNKDLRLFAEGEDGGQQLLQLFILRAEAELQAMSGHVSSLQCIDSLKEKLGYLFDGHTMISSPTSPEPIHHQHCRDDIFKPRRAGNHAYVDVKYKGDWMRRPISNDEIAWLAKVLIRLSDWMNESLGLNQAAEGTQVSPAIPYVEITPDVAHVCGPSEALKVFFCAVVSWLFFVGAGCLGLMRRCGLRVNLRVLASKKFVMVLVLYGSFSILKKIVRVLYSM from the exons ATGGTCCCTCACTCCTACACCCTCGATTCCCTCTCTAAATCCCAGGACCTCGCTTCAACCATCGCCGCCGCATCAACACCTTCCCAAATCGTCTCCACCTGCGCCTCCATCGACTCCTTCCTGCACTCCCACACACCCGATCAGTCCCGCCACTTCTTCTCCCTCGCCTTCCCAACCCTAATCTGCAAACTCTTCGGCTTTGACGACCCCAGCAACCCTAACAAACCTCCCTCCCCCGCTGGCTGGATCGATGTCGCCATTTCCTCCAACGACTCCGACCTCTCCGCTGCACTCTCCAGTCTCCTCTCCCCCGCCGGAACCCTCTCCTCCGCTATCTCCGCCGTCGACAACCTCCCCCTCGTCAAATACGTCTTCCCTGCCGAGCGCCTTCCGGAGTGGGCCCGCTTCCTTCtaatctcctcctcttcctctcccGCCGGTGTAGCCTCCGGCGGCCCCGGCGCACTCTCCGAACTCTGCCCCTCTCTCTTCCAATCTAGGGTTAAAGAATCGCCACCTTCTTCACAAATCCAGCTCAATGTTTTCGAGTACTTCCTCTTCTGGTTCGCGTATTACCCTGTTTGCAGGGGCAAATCGGAGAATTCACACCTTGTCGAGGTTAAGAGTGTGAAGAAGTTTCGGTTAGAGAATTGGGCTCATTCGATTCCAGTTTTTGCCAGCGCCGTTAAACGTTCTGGTAGTGCCGAACAGAAAACTGAATCGAATTTGTATATACGTATTCTACGGTCGTATCTGAGCGCGTATGTCCCAACCTACGACCTCAACGCACACCAACCCTACCGTAGCTCGATCCTTCACTACAGTGGCGGTTTTGATGCCAAGGTTGTGGCGCGTGCTCAGTTTCTGGTTTCTACCTTAATTCATTTCTGGCTTGTTGATAACGATTTCTCGCCGTTTCCTTTGAACGATTGCAAGTTCCTCGGCGTCTCTTTCCGGCTCCGGTCGGTACTGGGAGAGACTCCACCGACTCCAGGGCTCGGTGAGGTGGTGAAAGTTTTTGTGAGGTATTTGAATTTGAGCACTGTAGCGGTGATTGAAGCTCGCGACGGTGGAGGTGCCAGCGAGTGTTGTGGGAGCCCTAGATGGAGGAATTTGGGTTCTTCTTCCTCATTTGATGCAGTGAGGGCGAAGGAATTGGCTTCGAAGTACAATTCTCTGCGGTGTTGGAACCCATGGGCGCAGAGGCCTCTGTATAGATACCTGCTGAGAACGTTCTTGTTTTGCCCTATGGCAGCTTCCGTGAAGAATGTTTCTCAGGTTTTCTCGGTCTGGATTAGTTACTTGGAGCCTTGGAATGTAACTGAGGATGAGCTTTCTGAGCTTGAAGCTATTGCCAATGGGTCTGCTTCTGCTCAGGTGAATGAAAGGAAGGAGAATTATGTTGCCAGAAGCCGTGGTTATACTCCACAGTGGCAGGATTATGTGCTGTCTAACTACCTATACTTCAGTTCCCTGGTTATGCATTTTATTGGATTTGCTCACAGATTTCTTCATAATGATGTTGAACTTATAATCCAGATGGTGCTCAAG GTGTTAGACATGTTGACGACATCAAAAGAGCTCATCGACCTTTTGAAGAATGTGGATACGCTTTTCCACTCCAAACAGGCTGGACCAGGCAAACCAATGTTGAACAACTTGTACAGATATGTTCCTAGTATCCATGAGCAGTTGCAG GACTGGGAAGATGGTTTATGTGAGACTGATGCTGATGGCTCATTCTTACACGAGAATTGGAACAAGGATTTGCGACTGTTTGCCGAGGGGGAGGATGGTGGACAACAGCTTCTTCAG CTGTTTATACTACGTGCAGAAGCTGAGTTGCAAGCTATGTCTGGGCATGTATCAAGCCTTCAATGCATAGATTCATTGAAGGAAAAGTTGGGGTACTTATTTGATGGACACACAATGATATCATCCCCAACTTCCCCGGAACCAATCCATCATCAACATTGTCGTGATGACATATTCAAGCCAAGAAGAGCTGGCAACCATGCGTATGTAGATGTTAAGTATAAAGGCGACTGGATGAGACGTCCAATATCGAACGACGAGATTGCGTGGCTTGCAAAAGTGCTGATTAGGTTGTCTGATTGGATGAATGAGAGTCTTGGACTGAATCAAGCGGCGGAGGGGACTCAAGTAAGCCCTGCCATCCCCTATGTGGAAATTACACCTGATGTTGCCCATGTCTGTGGCCCTTCGGAGGCCCTGAAGGTCTTTTTCTGCGCAGTTGTGTCTTGGCTTTTCTTTGTTGGTGCTGGCTGTTTGGGTTTGATGCGAAGATGTGGTCTGAGGGTGAACCTAAGGGTACTGGCCTCCAAGAAATTTGTAATGGTTTTGGTTTTATATGGTTCATTTAGCATATTGAAAAAAATCGTACGAGTTTTGTATAGCATGTAG